One genomic region from Natrinema caseinilyticum encodes:
- a CDS encoding DUF7344 domain-containing protein, with protein MDTGEAAPDLDTLYELLSKSRRRYVLYYLLDSDRASIGGLTRQVAAWERDISIESVSEEQQKSVVVSLLHNHLPRLEEHDVVTVNRRRGDVVSGQCFEVVASTVKRAREDDGIGSVVGPSSETFLYGDDVSESTNSDR; from the coding sequence ATGGACACAGGGGAAGCCGCTCCGGACCTCGATACGCTTTACGAACTATTGTCAAAATCACGCCGTCGATACGTCCTGTATTATCTCCTCGACAGCGACCGCGCGAGCATCGGCGGACTGACACGGCAGGTCGCCGCATGGGAACGGGACATTTCGATCGAATCGGTGTCCGAGGAACAGCAGAAATCGGTCGTGGTGTCGCTGCTACACAACCATCTCCCGCGACTCGAGGAACACGACGTGGTCACAGTCAATCGGCGACGTGGCGATGTCGTCAGTGGACAGTGCTTCGAAGTTGTCGCGTCCACCGTGAAACGCGCACGAGAGGATGACGGAATCGGGTCGGTCGTCGGTCCATCGTCTGAAACGTTTCTGTACGGTGATGACGTGTCGGAATCGACGAACTCGGATCGGTAG
- a CDS encoding asparagine synthase-related protein, whose translation MANDVRVLFADPNCRLVGSDSGYWIISGNRPDAIERVLTSASSPRHAWDDLDGVVEDAIVVHISTRLDGAHEIDAFRSVTATRELYTLRGSDGDVVVTDHFRNALAHLDVSDRTVTTAAIADHLLFRAPIEPETYVSRVDALGQGTWLQWSLRDDDQTRTQVSHLSGSSGSETPEGLAPDDAPAVIDRTLASLLEDVCGGDTVATMLSGGVDSTLLHTYREDEPSLVIQLDSPEVAFEQEYADLAASLLDAMPRRVDIDESEYLSHLETSIDRLGFPSHYAQTALTDAAFARDSDSIDAYLNGEGADALFGMPGAKGLRIATWFDSLLTRVPDRASTVVPGPLSDQFDSLLRIATQAGRHPADPDSFAVQLPFYTDSDVVATALGAETVDQRIHAQYDYLTQRVDLAADDAFSRHAAYGHLYCFLRHNTCGQWRQLAYSHDTTVVYPFRCERLARRGLAVPTRRRYVQGLRDVGTLAPTFLEPKYLLKSLLADRCTDYPVEQQKGSGALPIERYFESGPLDTVFDRYDPPAFVPDSMHADHIESYGPVTWNLITYAIWRDRVLSNPDIEPVEGSREWIQSISEGSCSSAHGPVSNGD comes from the coding sequence ATGGCCAATGACGTACGCGTGCTATTCGCTGACCCGAACTGTCGACTCGTCGGGTCCGACAGTGGCTACTGGATCATCTCGGGGAACCGACCTGACGCCATCGAACGAGTTCTCACGAGCGCCAGTTCCCCACGGCACGCCTGGGACGATCTCGACGGCGTCGTCGAAGATGCCATCGTCGTACACATCTCGACCCGATTAGACGGCGCTCACGAGATCGATGCGTTCAGGAGCGTAACGGCGACGCGGGAACTGTACACGCTCCGGGGGTCAGACGGTGACGTAGTGGTGACCGATCACTTCAGGAACGCCCTCGCTCACCTGGACGTCTCGGACAGAACGGTCACGACCGCGGCTATCGCCGACCACCTGCTGTTCAGAGCACCGATCGAACCGGAGACGTACGTCTCGCGAGTCGACGCACTCGGACAGGGAACGTGGCTTCAGTGGTCGCTCCGAGACGACGACCAGACGCGAACGCAGGTGTCACACCTCTCCGGAAGCAGCGGGAGCGAGACGCCGGAGGGACTGGCTCCAGACGACGCACCCGCCGTCATCGATCGAACGCTCGCATCACTCCTCGAGGATGTCTGTGGGGGCGACACGGTCGCGACGATGCTCTCCGGTGGTGTCGACTCGACCCTCTTGCACACCTACCGCGAAGACGAACCGTCACTCGTCATCCAACTCGACAGCCCAGAGGTCGCGTTCGAGCAGGAGTACGCCGACCTTGCAGCTTCGTTACTCGACGCGATGCCACGGCGCGTCGATATCGACGAATCGGAGTACCTCTCTCACCTCGAGACGAGCATCGATCGTCTCGGGTTCCCCTCCCACTACGCGCAGACCGCTCTGACGGACGCCGCCTTCGCTCGTGACAGCGACTCGATCGACGCCTACCTCAACGGTGAGGGTGCCGACGCACTCTTCGGGATGCCAGGAGCGAAGGGTCTGCGAATCGCGACCTGGTTCGACTCGCTCCTCACGCGCGTCCCCGACCGTGCGTCGACGGTGGTCCCGGGACCCCTCTCAGACCAGTTCGACTCGTTATTACGTATCGCCACCCAGGCGGGTCGACATCCCGCCGACCCAGACTCGTTCGCCGTTCAACTCCCCTTCTATACTGATAGCGACGTCGTCGCCACGGCACTCGGCGCAGAGACGGTGGACCAGCGCATCCACGCACAGTACGATTATCTCACTCAGCGAGTCGACCTCGCCGCTGACGATGCATTCTCGAGGCACGCCGCGTACGGCCATCTGTACTGCTTCCTCCGCCACAACACGTGCGGACAGTGGCGTCAACTGGCGTACTCCCACGACACGACGGTAGTGTATCCGTTCCGGTGTGAACGTCTGGCCCGTCGCGGACTCGCCGTCCCCACTCGTCGGCGCTACGTTCAAGGCCTCCGAGACGTGGGGACCCTCGCACCGACGTTTCTCGAGCCGAAGTACCTGCTGAAATCCCTCCTCGCCGACCGTTGTACCGACTATCCCGTCGAGCAGCAGAAGGGGTCGGGGGCGTTGCCGATCGAACGGTACTTCGAATCGGGGCCACTCGACACCGTTTTCGACCGATACGATCCGCCAGCCTTTGTCCCCGACTCGATGCACGCGGACCACATCGAATCGTACGGTCCGGTGACGTGGAATCTCATCACCTACGCGATCTGGCGCGACCGCGTCCTCTCGAATCCCGATATCGAACCGGTCGAAGGGTCTCGTGAATGGATCCAGTCGATCTCCGAGGGGTCCTGCAGTAGCGCTCACGGCCCCGTTTCCAACGGCGACTGA
- the coxB gene encoding cytochrome c oxidase subunit II, producing the protein MRGRRRTILLLLLSALSSLLALTGPVVAQSANRELIDGLEYQLLYVALPLTLFVLLILVYAAVKFHDNDDPQPTREDPALEITWTTATAIILLFVGLSGYSVLVSPYVSPSQALESDTQNVDGYESFEELPETDDEAVYVTGYQWEWQATYPGANVTTEDEIVIPADENVTIWLTSDDVIHSLFVPDLSIKQDAFPGQFTRARTIVYEPGRYGAVCAEFCGAGHSRMDADVVVVDPETYDRWLAENEDTVTTAPNPG; encoded by the coding sequence ATGCGTGGCCGCCGCCGCACGATCTTGCTACTGCTCCTCTCGGCGCTCTCGAGTCTCCTCGCACTGACCGGCCCCGTCGTCGCACAGTCGGCGAACCGCGAACTCATCGACGGACTCGAGTATCAACTGCTCTACGTTGCACTACCGTTGACGCTGTTCGTCCTCCTGATTCTGGTCTACGCAGCCGTCAAGTTCCACGACAACGACGATCCCCAACCGACGCGGGAAGATCCCGCCCTCGAAATAACCTGGACCACCGCGACGGCGATCATCCTCCTGTTCGTCGGCCTCTCCGGGTACAGCGTCCTCGTCAGTCCGTACGTGTCCCCGTCGCAGGCGCTCGAGAGCGACACCCAGAACGTGGACGGGTACGAGTCGTTCGAAGAACTCCCCGAGACCGACGACGAGGCGGTATACGTTACCGGCTATCAGTGGGAGTGGCAAGCGACCTACCCCGGAGCCAACGTCACGACGGAGGACGAGATCGTGATCCCCGCCGACGAGAACGTGACGATCTGGCTCACGAGCGACGACGTCATCCACTCGCTTTTCGTGCCGGACCTGAGCATCAAACAGGACGCGTTTCCGGGTCAGTTCACGCGAGCCCGAACCATCGTCTACGAACCCGGCCGCTACGGCGCAGTTTGTGCCGAGTTCTGCGGGGCCGGCCACTCGCGGATGGACGCCGACGTCGTCGTAGTGGACCCCGAAACGTACGACCGGTGGCTCGCGGAGAACGAAGACACCGTCACCACAGCCCCCAATCCCGGTTGA
- a CDS encoding DUF6789 family protein, translating into MDRALVEVVLFLGILVGCLATVVAARRSRADPSPDGGYVTSRDRRFSLSDARAAAIRWTTTTNHREIGVLYIAFGTVAAIWGGIDGMMIRTHLLTPEANLWTEQTYNELFTMHGLTMLIFFVTPVFYGVGNYFLPLLIGADDMAFPRLNAIGFWLLPPALLLARLGIVAEVTGKVLGLVVPADWLTALFALREPAVGWYLYPPLSLAPNPQTNFLILGLHLSGIATTIGAINFITTVVYERDESIGWANLDIFSWNMLVTSAIVLFAFPLLGTALLMLLFDRTFGTTFFAVEGGGPILWQHLFWFWGHPEVYIIFLPATGLMSLILPKFVGRKLFGFKFIVYSTIAIGVLSFSVWAHHMFVTGVDPRVRASFMATSVAIAVPSAIKVFNWITTMWNGDVRLAAPTILCVGSIGMFIVGGVTGIFLAVIPVDIVYHGTYYVVGHFHLILMGIIPLMMFAASYYWYPLLTGRMYDRRLALFQSTLLVAGSALTFMTLLALGFLELPRRYATYPPQYSGLQVVATVGAFIVGISVLMWLYNMLWSYFRGSPLETSDPWELKATEQFTPEWQWFEDRLERERGIPPSEPAEIRPSYVPAREVRPPSLYGRIAPVARTVASDAGAGATGGFVGTMLMSGILFAAVILGAFDLESFANLATLVGLPSSVALGYGLFLVGGMTVWSLLFLSLREYLPGELTLVTGLWYATVIASGFAIAFYSGQRGLELVAYLVFVLLAHWLYGLGLAGTITYLGGRRRRPSTGETDRE; encoded by the coding sequence ATGGACCGTGCGCTCGTGGAGGTCGTGTTGTTCCTCGGCATCCTCGTCGGCTGTCTCGCGACGGTCGTGGCCGCGCGACGGTCGCGAGCCGATCCGTCGCCGGACGGCGGGTACGTGACGAGCCGCGACCGCCGATTCAGTTTGTCCGACGCCAGGGCGGCGGCAATCCGGTGGACAACGACGACGAATCACCGCGAGATCGGCGTGCTCTATATCGCGTTCGGCACGGTCGCTGCGATCTGGGGCGGAATCGACGGCATGATGATTCGGACGCATCTGCTGACGCCGGAAGCGAATCTCTGGACCGAGCAGACGTACAACGAACTGTTCACCATGCACGGGCTGACGATGCTGATCTTCTTCGTCACGCCGGTGTTCTACGGGGTTGGAAACTACTTTCTGCCGCTGTTGATCGGGGCCGACGACATGGCGTTTCCGCGACTCAACGCGATCGGCTTCTGGCTGTTACCACCCGCGCTCTTGCTGGCCCGGCTTGGAATCGTCGCCGAGGTAACCGGAAAGGTACTCGGGCTCGTGGTTCCGGCGGACTGGCTGACGGCGCTGTTCGCGTTACGCGAGCCGGCGGTCGGGTGGTACCTGTATCCGCCGCTGTCGCTCGCGCCGAATCCACAGACGAACTTCCTCATACTCGGGCTCCACCTGAGCGGCATCGCGACCACCATCGGGGCGATCAATTTCATCACCACGGTCGTCTACGAACGAGACGAGTCGATCGGCTGGGCGAATCTCGATATCTTCTCGTGGAACATGCTCGTCACGAGCGCCATCGTCCTCTTCGCGTTCCCCCTCCTCGGGACGGCGCTGCTCATGTTGCTGTTCGACCGCACTTTCGGAACGACCTTTTTCGCCGTCGAGGGCGGCGGCCCCATTCTCTGGCAGCATCTCTTCTGGTTTTGGGGCCATCCGGAGGTGTACATCATCTTCCTCCCCGCGACCGGTTTGATGAGCCTCATTCTCCCGAAATTCGTCGGCCGCAAGCTCTTCGGATTCAAGTTCATCGTCTACTCGACGATCGCGATCGGGGTTCTCTCCTTTAGCGTCTGGGCACATCACATGTTCGTGACCGGCGTCGATCCTCGCGTCCGAGCGAGTTTCATGGCCACCTCGGTCGCGATCGCCGTCCCGAGCGCGATCAAAGTCTTCAACTGGATTACCACCATGTGGAACGGCGACGTCAGGCTCGCAGCGCCGACGATACTCTGTGTCGGCTCGATCGGGATGTTCATCGTCGGCGGTGTGACCGGCATCTTTCTCGCCGTCATCCCGGTCGACATCGTGTACCACGGCACCTACTACGTCGTCGGACACTTCCACCTCATCCTCATGGGGATCATCCCCCTCATGATGTTCGCTGCGAGCTACTACTGGTATCCGCTCCTCACCGGTCGGATGTACGACCGACGGCTCGCGCTGTTCCAGTCGACGCTGCTCGTCGCCGGCTCCGCGCTCACGTTCATGACGCTGCTGGCGCTCGGATTTTTGGAGCTGCCTCGCCGGTATGCGACGTACCCCCCACAGTACTCGGGGTTGCAGGTCGTCGCCACAGTCGGTGCGTTCATCGTCGGTATCAGCGTCCTCATGTGGCTGTACAACATGCTCTGGTCGTACTTCCGGGGAAGCCCCCTCGAGACCAGCGATCCGTGGGAGCTGAAGGCGACCGAGCAGTTCACGCCCGAGTGGCAGTGGTTCGAGGACAGACTCGAGCGCGAGCGCGGTATTCCACCGAGCGAACCGGCGGAGATTCGGCCCTCGTACGTCCCCGCGCGTGAAGTTCGGCCGCCGTCGCTCTACGGCCGAATCGCGCCGGTGGCACGGACCGTCGCGAGCGACGCGGGTGCGGGCGCGACCGGCGGATTCGTCGGCACGATGCTCATGTCGGGTATCCTCTTCGCCGCGGTGATCCTCGGCGCGTTCGACCTCGAGTCCTTCGCGAATCTCGCCACGCTCGTCGGACTCCCCTCGAGCGTCGCCCTCGGGTACGGGCTGTTTCTCGTCGGCGGGATGACGGTCTGGTCCCTGCTGTTTCTCTCGCTACGGGAGTACCTGCCCGGCGAACTCACCCTCGTCACGGGGCTGTGGTACGCGACGGTGATCGCCTCCGGGTTCGCGATCGCGTTCTACTCCGGCCAGAGAGGCCTCGAGCTGGTCGCGTATCTCGTCTTCGTCTTGCTCGCCCACTGGCTGTACGGACTGGGTCTCGCGGGGACGATCACGTACCTCGGCGGCCGCAGGCGCCGTCCGTCGACCGGGGAGACCGATCGAGAATGA
- a CDS encoding cytochrome c oxidase subunit 3 encodes MDAGASGAPRDETDLRTDDTGHRVRGGEPSEESGDHSDRGAHGDRRSRGDHDDHDHHRSRWPLIAAAGAAGLYAGFGIYIFGRETDVGPSVVGVPLAVLGTIVLLGGVAGWVEQAFLAPARDARPGPTSRRSYVSTTLLFLATDVSTFGALFVYYFFVRIGTWPPEELPPLVGSLVVVNTALLLTSSVTLHYAHEALEGDNRRRFLGLLGTTLALGIVFLAGQAYEYYEFVATEGFSLSSGVFGSAFFGLTGLHGLHVTLGVLGIATLCWRALRGHYGPDRDTSIATVSLYWHFVDFVWVFLVVVLYVGASVSA; translated from the coding sequence ATGGACGCTGGTGCATCCGGAGCGCCGCGCGACGAGACCGATCTCCGGACCGATGACACGGGCCACCGAGTTCGAGGGGGAGAACCATCCGAAGAGTCCGGCGACCACAGCGACCGTGGGGCGCACGGCGACCGCCGCAGCCGTGGAGATCACGACGATCACGACCACCACCGCAGCCGCTGGCCGCTGATCGCAGCCGCCGGGGCCGCCGGGCTCTACGCCGGCTTCGGGATCTATATCTTCGGCCGCGAGACCGACGTCGGCCCCTCTGTGGTCGGCGTTCCCCTCGCCGTCCTCGGAACGATCGTCCTGTTAGGCGGTGTGGCCGGCTGGGTCGAGCAGGCGTTTCTGGCCCCCGCTCGAGACGCGCGGCCCGGGCCGACATCACGCCGGTCGTACGTCTCGACGACGCTGCTCTTTCTCGCGACCGACGTTTCGACGTTCGGCGCGCTGTTCGTCTATTACTTCTTCGTCAGGATCGGAACGTGGCCACCGGAGGAGTTACCGCCGCTTGTGGGTTCGCTCGTCGTCGTCAACACCGCGTTGCTCCTGACCAGCAGCGTCACCCTCCACTACGCCCACGAGGCACTCGAGGGGGACAACCGCCGGCGCTTTCTCGGACTGCTCGGAACGACGCTCGCGCTCGGCATCGTCTTCCTCGCCGGCCAGGCCTACGAGTACTACGAGTTCGTCGCCACAGAGGGGTTTTCCCTCTCGAGCGGCGTTTTCGGGAGCGCCTTCTTCGGCCTGACCGGACTCCACGGCCTCCACGTTACGCTTGGCGTCCTCGGGATCGCGACGCTCTGCTGGCGGGCGCTTCGCGGTCACTACGGGCCCGATCGTGACACGTCGATCGCGACCGTGTCGCTGTACTGGCACTTCGTGGATTTCGTCTGGGTCTTTCTCGTCGTGGTCCTCTACGTCGGCGCGTCCGTGTCCGCGTGA
- a CDS encoding NAD(P)/FAD-dependent oxidoreductase: protein MERLDVAVVGGGPAGASAAEQAAAHGAETVLFEQGVPREDREGLGPDSTDAAGMLDYWVDIMEFDYREIPDGVVLQELEATEFIGPSSSVELRTTGIEANYPKFGYTFNRTRMDDWLHERASDAGADLRVGTGVRGLETDLRATGSAGPTHTLTLSNGDELEAQYVVLADGPQRRVTLEALDQFTAPGRSVSDYLSPPNANHIAYQEYREFPDEVFEEDRLKFWWGYMPGETAYPWIFPNDGTVARVGLTMPIGMSLTDVDSPGSYKLLRPEDEKIPSGAEYISRLLEQEYGDEYDIEADFPRVQDRGKSKGTETYPISSTRPIESPVAANIAVAGGAMGTTSAFHEGGYHVAVRTGKIAGRLAATDSLENYNDVWKRAIGDEILRNVAFADIVADYGPDDWDWAFDTVTDMQDASGDNVLIDRRYSAGIDAAKILTTYKRRKFGYRDGRYVQLSEDEYFY, encoded by the coding sequence ATGGAACGCTTAGACGTCGCTGTCGTCGGCGGCGGCCCCGCTGGTGCGTCCGCGGCCGAGCAGGCTGCGGCCCACGGCGCCGAAACGGTCCTCTTCGAGCAGGGAGTGCCTCGAGAGGACCGCGAGGGACTGGGGCCGGACTCGACCGACGCCGCAGGGATGCTCGATTACTGGGTCGATATCATGGAGTTCGATTACCGCGAGATTCCCGACGGGGTCGTTCTCCAGGAACTCGAGGCGACGGAGTTCATCGGGCCGAGCAGTTCGGTCGAACTCCGAACGACGGGAATCGAGGCCAACTACCCGAAGTTCGGCTACACGTTTAACCGCACGCGGATGGACGACTGGCTCCACGAGCGAGCGAGTGACGCGGGAGCCGACCTGCGGGTCGGCACCGGCGTCAGGGGCCTCGAAACGGACCTGCGAGCGACCGGGTCCGCGGGACCGACCCACACGCTGACGCTGTCGAACGGCGACGAACTCGAGGCGCAATACGTCGTCCTCGCCGACGGCCCACAACGGCGGGTGACCCTCGAAGCACTCGATCAGTTCACGGCCCCCGGCCGGAGCGTGTCGGACTACCTCTCGCCGCCGAACGCCAACCACATCGCCTACCAGGAGTACCGCGAGTTCCCGGACGAGGTGTTCGAAGAGGATCGACTCAAGTTCTGGTGGGGATACATGCCCGGCGAAACCGCTTACCCGTGGATCTTTCCGAACGACGGCACCGTCGCGCGCGTCGGCCTCACGATGCCCATCGGGATGTCCCTCACGGACGTCGACAGTCCCGGCTCCTACAAGCTACTGCGCCCCGAGGACGAGAAAATCCCCTCCGGCGCCGAGTACATCAGCCGGCTTCTGGAACAGGAGTACGGCGACGAGTACGACATCGAAGCGGACTTTCCGCGCGTCCAGGACCGCGGGAAATCGAAGGGGACCGAGACGTATCCCATCTCTTCGACGCGACCGATCGAGTCGCCCGTCGCCGCGAACATCGCGGTGGCCGGCGGCGCGATGGGAACGACGTCCGCGTTCCACGAGGGCGGTTACCACGTCGCCGTCCGGACCGGCAAAATCGCCGGCCGACTCGCCGCGACGGACTCGCTCGAGAACTACAACGACGTCTGGAAGCGCGCCATCGGCGACGAGATCCTTCGGAACGTCGCCTTCGCGGATATCGTCGCTGACTACGGCCCCGACGACTGGGATTGGGCGTTCGACACGGTGACCGACATGCAAGACGCCAGCGGCGACAACGTCCTGATCGACAGGCGATATAGCGCCGGGATCGACGCGGCGAAGATCCTCACGACGTACAAACGGCGAAAGTTCGGCTACCGCGACGGCCGCTACGTCCAGCTATCGGAAGACGAGTATTTCTACTAA
- a CDS encoding D-2-hydroxyacid dehydrogenase yields the protein MSDADTPDVLVLRKGTHGTPIEQYADAIRDRLPDRTVSLARTPADEREAIRTARFVTGMTLEEDLVAAAEKLEVFACAYAGTGHLPLDSLAERGVAVTNASGVHGPNIGEHVLGTILHFTRRFHVGARRQRRREWRHYKAHELQGSTVTVVGLGAIGTAVCDRLEPFGVETIGVRFTPEKGGPTDEMIGFEGDAFDDALARTDYLVLACPLTETTRGLIDEDAFVTMDPGAVLVNIARGPVVETDALVDALRSNWIRGASLDVTDPEPLPEEHPLWTLGNVQITPHNAGHTPKYYERLADIVAENVRRFDDGDVDELENQVLP from the coding sequence ATGAGCGACGCTGACACACCGGACGTTCTCGTGCTTCGGAAAGGCACTCACGGGACACCGATCGAACAGTACGCGGACGCGATCCGCGACCGACTCCCGGATCGCACCGTCTCCCTCGCGCGAACCCCGGCCGACGAGCGCGAGGCGATCCGGACCGCTCGCTTCGTGACGGGCATGACCCTCGAGGAGGACCTCGTCGCCGCCGCTGAGAAACTCGAGGTCTTCGCCTGTGCCTACGCGGGAACCGGGCACCTCCCCCTCGACTCGCTCGCGGAGCGGGGCGTCGCGGTGACCAACGCATCGGGCGTTCACGGTCCGAACATCGGCGAACACGTTCTGGGGACGATTCTCCATTTCACCCGGCGATTCCACGTTGGCGCGCGCCGGCAGCGTCGCCGCGAGTGGCGCCACTACAAGGCTCACGAACTCCAGGGCTCGACCGTCACCGTCGTCGGACTCGGTGCGATCGGAACGGCGGTCTGCGATCGGCTCGAGCCGTTCGGCGTCGAGACGATCGGCGTCCGCTTCACGCCGGAGAAGGGCGGGCCGACGGACGAGATGATCGGCTTCGAAGGCGACGCGTTCGACGACGCGCTCGCGCGGACGGACTACCTCGTTCTCGCCTGTCCGCTCACGGAGACGACCCGAGGACTGATCGACGAGGACGCGTTCGTCACGATGGATCCCGGGGCTGTGCTGGTCAACATCGCCCGCGGGCCGGTCGTCGAAACCGACGCGCTCGTCGACGCGTTGCGCTCGAACTGGATCCGCGGTGCCTCACTCGACGTGACCGATCCCGAGCCGTTGCCCGAGGAGCATCCGCTCTGGACGCTCGGGAACGTCCAGATCACCCCTCACAACGCCGGCCACACGCCGAAGTACTACGAACGATTGGCCGACATCGTCGCCGAAAACGTCCGTCGATTCGACGACGGAGACGTCGACGAACTCGAGAACCAGGTGCTGCCCTGA
- a CDS encoding universal stress protein has translation MTLTFDGTLLVPVADPDDGEQTATALAPHLEPSSTVLVVNVIEKAGGAPDKASVEQREEYAQEIFERARGPLEGRAGTVETAVLFGTNVVETIMDAASERAVDAVVFEPREGNRFAELLTGDVARRLVKRASVPVVALPREG, from the coding sequence ATGACACTTACGTTTGACGGGACGCTCCTCGTCCCAGTCGCCGATCCGGACGACGGCGAGCAGACCGCGACCGCACTGGCACCGCACCTCGAACCCTCGAGTACGGTGCTCGTCGTCAACGTGATCGAGAAAGCGGGCGGCGCACCCGACAAAGCCTCCGTCGAACAGCGGGAGGAGTACGCACAGGAGATTTTCGAGCGCGCGCGTGGGCCGCTCGAGGGACGGGCCGGGACCGTCGAGACGGCCGTCCTCTTCGGAACGAACGTCGTCGAAACGATCATGGACGCGGCGTCGGAACGCGCCGTCGATGCGGTTGTCTTCGAACCGCGCGAGGGAAACCGGTTCGCCGAACTGCTCACCGGCGACGTCGCGCGACGACTGGTCAAGCGCGCGTCGGTTCCGGTCGTCGCGCTGCCCCGCGAGGGGTGA
- the asd gene encoding aspartate-semialdehyde dehydrogenase: MAVRVGVLGATGAVGQRLIQLLDPHPDFEIAALTASESSAGKTYREAAKWRVDSPIPDDVADTTVTATDPDEVPDDVDLLFSSLPSSIGAEVEPPFCEAGYVVSSNSSNGRMDDDIPLVIPEVNADHIDLLEVQRDRRGWDGAMVKNPNCSTITFVPTLAALADYGLEKVHVSTLQAVSGAGYDGVSSMEIIDNAIPYIGSEEEKLETESRKLLGDFDGASLSLNGMAVSASCNRIPTIDGHLENVWVETAEDLTTDEAAAAMSEYPSLDLRSSPDPLIHVFDEPDRPQPRMDRTLGDGMAIAAGGLQESPFGLQFNCLAHNTIRGAAGASVLNGELLLENGYL, from the coding sequence ATGGCAGTACGAGTAGGCGTACTCGGTGCAACCGGCGCCGTTGGACAACGACTGATTCAGTTGCTCGACCCGCATCCAGACTTCGAGATCGCGGCACTGACCGCGAGTGAGTCGAGCGCTGGCAAGACGTATCGAGAGGCCGCAAAGTGGCGCGTCGACAGCCCGATCCCCGACGACGTCGCCGACACCACCGTCACGGCGACCGACCCCGACGAGGTCCCCGACGACGTCGACCTCCTGTTTTCGTCGCTTCCATCGAGCATCGGCGCGGAGGTCGAACCGCCGTTCTGCGAGGCCGGCTACGTCGTCTCCTCGAACTCCTCGAACGGTCGGATGGACGACGACATTCCCCTCGTGATTCCCGAGGTGAACGCGGACCACATCGACCTGCTCGAGGTGCAACGCGATCGACGCGGCTGGGACGGTGCGATGGTCAAAAACCCCAACTGTTCGACGATCACGTTCGTCCCGACGCTCGCGGCCCTGGCCGACTACGGCCTCGAGAAGGTCCACGTCTCGACGCTGCAGGCCGTCTCCGGCGCGGGGTACGACGGCGTCAGTTCGATGGAGATCATCGACAACGCCATCCCCTACATCGGCAGCGAGGAAGAAAAGCTCGAGACCGAATCCCGTAAGCTGCTGGGTGACTTCGATGGCGCGTCGCTGTCGCTGAACGGCATGGCCGTCTCGGCCTCGTGCAATCGCATTCCGACGATCGACGGCCACCTCGAGAACGTCTGGGTCGAGACTGCAGAGGACCTGACCACCGACGAGGCGGCCGCGGCAATGAGCGAGTACCCATCGCTCGACCTCCGTTCGTCGCCCGACCCGCTCATCCACGTGTTCGACGAACCCGATCGTCCGCAACCGCGGATGGATCGCACGCTCGGCGACGGAATGGCCATCGCCGCGGGCGGACTGCAAGAATCGCCGTTCGGCCTGCAGTTCAACTGCCTCGCGCACAACACGATCCGCGGTGCCGCCGGCGCGAGCGTGTTGAACGGCGAACTATTGCTCGAGAACGGCTACCTCTAG
- a CDS encoding 30S ribosomal protein S17e, with protein MAIKPAYVKKTGNLLLERYPEAFTTDFEQNKESVEKLTNVDSKGVRNRIAGYVTRKKGAEVPA; from the coding sequence ATGGCAATCAAACCGGCCTACGTCAAGAAGACCGGGAACCTCCTCCTGGAACGGTACCCGGAGGCGTTCACGACCGACTTCGAACAGAACAAAGAAAGCGTCGAGAAACTCACGAACGTCGATTCCAAGGGCGTCCGGAATCGAATCGCTGGCTACGTAACCCGAAAGAAAGGCGCCGAAGTACCCGCGTAA